The Oceanibaculum nanhaiense genome includes a region encoding these proteins:
- a CDS encoding type II toxin-antitoxin system VapB family antitoxin, protein MALSIKDQETDRLAREVARRTGTSLTEAVTQALREKLLRLKARQVSPALTEELDEIARRCGSLPVRDGRSAEEIVGYDEAGLPR, encoded by the coding sequence ATGGCGCTCAGCATCAAGGATCAGGAAACCGATCGGCTGGCCCGGGAAGTCGCCCGCCGAACCGGCACAAGCCTGACCGAAGCGGTCACCCAGGCGTTGCGGGAGAAGCTGCTTCGCCTGAAAGCCCGACAAGTTTCCCCCGCTCTGACCGAGGAGCTGGATGAGATTGCACGCCGTTGCGGCAGCCTGCCGGTGCGTGACGGGCGCAGTGCGGAGGAGATTGTCGGCTATGACGAAGCCGGGTTGCCGCGCTGA
- a CDS encoding type II toxin-antitoxin system VapC family toxin, giving the protein MVIDTSALVAILSDKPERRAFNEAIAADPVRLVSAGTLIEAGIVLEARYGEIAGRELDLFLHRAGCEIVPVDAEQAELARRAARRYGKGRHPAGLNYGDLFAYALAKATEEKLLFKGQDFTQTDIAAAV; this is encoded by the coding sequence ATGGTGATCGACACGTCCGCTTTGGTGGCGATCCTCTCCGATAAGCCGGAACGGCGCGCTTTCAATGAAGCGATTGCGGCCGATCCGGTGAGGCTCGTCTCTGCAGGCACCTTGATCGAGGCGGGAATCGTTCTGGAGGCCCGCTATGGCGAGATTGCCGGGCGGGAACTGGATCTGTTCCTGCATCGGGCGGGGTGTGAAATCGTACCGGTCGATGCGGAGCAGGCCGAACTGGCGCGGAGGGCGGCGCGCCGATACGGAAAGGGCCGCCATCCTGCCGGACTGAATTATGGCGATCTGTTCGCGTATGCTCTTGCAAAGGCAACAGAGGAAAAACTGCTCTTCAAGGGGCAGGATTTTACCCAGACGGATATTGCCGCCGCGGTCTGA
- a CDS encoding RsmB/NOP family class I SAM-dependent RNA methyltransferase, which translates to MTPGARITAAIEIFEAIQAGDTPAPADAAVGAYLKQRRYIGSKDRTAIQALVYGIFRRRARLGWWLEHAKAKALPRNLLIAYLLLVEKLTGPELRSLFDGRHYDPYPLEDGEIVLADRLVTHTLEHPHMSEAVLLECPYWAEAGLRAALGERFAEELRALNDEATTDLRVNLLLGTQEDAIAAMKRDGIFSKPALYSPIGLRLGGRPALGGTEALKSGLIEIQDEGSQLLALLVGAQPGMQVVDFCAGAGGKTLAMAALMQNKGRIVACDVNAKRLERLTVRQRRAQAHNIERRPLASERDPWVKRHKGKFDRVLVDAPCTGTGTWRRNPDAKWGRGGIDLAELTALQSSILDSASRLVKPGGRLVYATCSLLAAENEDRIAAFLADHADFRQLSIFDIWPEAVGTEAPPEGSIVEGYLRLTPGLHGTDGFTAAVLERAPEAEAKPADEQVED; encoded by the coding sequence ATGACTCCCGGCGCCCGCATCACCGCCGCCATCGAGATTTTCGAGGCGATCCAGGCTGGCGACACCCCGGCGCCGGCGGATGCCGCGGTGGGCGCCTATCTGAAACAGCGCCGCTATATCGGCAGCAAGGACCGCACCGCCATCCAGGCGCTGGTCTATGGCATCTTCCGCCGGCGCGCGCGGCTCGGCTGGTGGCTGGAGCATGCGAAGGCGAAGGCGCTGCCGCGCAACCTGCTGATCGCCTATCTGCTGCTGGTGGAGAAACTGACCGGGCCGGAGCTGCGCAGCCTGTTCGACGGCCGGCACTATGACCCCTACCCGCTGGAGGATGGCGAGATCGTGCTCGCGGACCGGCTGGTCACCCACACGCTGGAGCATCCGCACATGTCGGAAGCGGTGCTGCTGGAATGCCCCTACTGGGCCGAGGCCGGCCTGCGCGCCGCCCTGGGCGAGCGCTTCGCCGAGGAATTGCGGGCGCTGAACGACGAGGCCACGACCGACCTGCGCGTCAACCTGCTGCTAGGCACGCAGGAAGACGCCATCGCAGCGATGAAACGCGACGGTATCTTCTCCAAGCCCGCCCTCTATTCACCGATCGGGCTGCGGCTGGGCGGACGGCCGGCGCTGGGCGGCACCGAGGCGCTGAAATCCGGACTGATCGAAATCCAGGATGAAGGCTCGCAGCTGCTGGCGCTGCTGGTCGGCGCGCAACCCGGCATGCAGGTGGTGGATTTCTGCGCCGGGGCCGGCGGCAAGACGCTGGCGATGGCGGCGCTGATGCAGAACAAGGGCCGCATCGTCGCCTGCGATGTGAATGCAAAAAGGCTGGAGCGACTGACCGTCCGCCAGCGCCGTGCCCAGGCGCACAACATCGAGCGCCGGCCACTGGCGAGCGAGCGCGATCCCTGGGTGAAGCGGCATAAGGGCAAGTTCGACCGTGTGCTGGTCGATGCGCCCTGCACCGGTACCGGCACCTGGCGGCGCAACCCGGACGCCAAATGGGGCCGCGGCGGCATCGACCTGGCCGAGCTGACTGCCCTGCAATCCTCCATCCTGGACAGTGCCTCGCGCCTGGTAAAGCCGGGCGGACGACTGGTCTATGCCACCTGCTCGCTGCTGGCTGCCGAGAATGAGGATCGCATCGCTGCCTTCCTGGCGGATCATGCCGATTTCCGGCAATTGTCAATCTTTGACATATGGCCAGAAGCGGTCGGCACCGAAGCGCCGCCGGAAGGTTCAATCGTCGAGGGTTATCTGCGGCTGACCCCCGGCCTTCATGGCACCGACGGCTTCACCGCCGCCGTTCTGGAGCGCGCGCCGGAAGCGGAGGCTAAGCCGGCAGACGAACAGGTCGAGGATTGA